The DNA window GTGGAAAAGGTAGAAAAGAACGGgaccatcatctccatcatccTGGGCGTGGGGAGCAGTCGCATGTTGTATGATATTGTCCCTGTGGTCTCTTTCAAAGGCTGGCCCGCTGTGGCCCAGAGCTGGCTCATGGAGAACCACTTTTGGGATGGGAAGATCACCGAGGAAGAGGTCATCAGTGGGTTTTATTTGGTGCCTGCTTGCTCCTACAAGGGCAAGAAGGACAATGAGTGGCGGCTGTCCTTCGCCAGGAGCGAGGTACAGCTGAAGAAATGCATCTCTGGTAGCCTCATGCAGGCCTACCAGGCCTGCAAAGCCATCATCATTAAACTCCTGTCCCGGCCCAAGGCGATCAGCCCCTATCACCTGCGGAGCATGATGCTTTGGGCCTGTGACAGACTTCCTGCTAACTACTTGGCCCAAGAAGACTATGCAGCCCACTTTTTGCTGGGACTCATTGATGACCTACAACACTGTCTGGTCAACAAGATGTGCCCCAATTATTTCATCCCTCAGTGCAACATGCTGGAGCACCTGTCGGAGGAGACCGTGATGCTCCACGCGCGGAAGCTCTCCTCCGTGCGCTCAGACCCGGCCGAGCACCTGCGCACCGCCATCGAGCACGTCAAGGCGGCCAACCGGCTGACGCTGGAGCTGCAGAGGCGGGGGAGCACCACCAGCATCCCCTCCCCGCAGTCCGACGGAGGGGACCCCAACCAGCCCGACGACCGTTTGGCCAAAAAACTGCAGCAGCTGGTGACTGAGAACCCGGGGAAGTCCATCTCTGTCTTTATTAACCCTGATGATGTCACGAGGCCCCATTTCAGAATCGATGATAAATTTTTCTGAGCATTctgctgccttttttctttttctttctttttttttttttcttttcccggGTTCTAAAACTCTCATAATGTGTAGTGTGGTTTGTGATGCTGACTTGCCGTTTTTTACATATCCAGCCTAGATTGGATCTGTTAAGAACACGTTTTAAGTTTCCTGGTTCTGCAGGACGGTGCAGGCTCTGAAACAGTATATTACTATTTCATATTCTGCCTCTGATTTGGTTGTTTACTCTTTGTAGTTATTGTCACATTGTTTTTGGTTCgggtttgttttggggttttttgttgttgttgttttttttttttttaaggagaactTGAGCCATAGATGAATGCCCATGAATTCTCTTGCTTTTTACTGTTTCATGCTTTGTGTAAATTTGTTAATGAGGGTAGGGCAACAGATACCTTTCTGATGCTTCaggatgctattttttttttgtctttttttttttttttttttttttcaatgagctTTCATCACTACAGATATTTGAGAATCATCTGAACCTGGAAACTACCTGGTATGTTAGctggatttatttcttttgacCAGCGACCAGAGTAGTTTCCCTCTTTCCACCAAACGATGTAGACTTTGAAAGTGATAATGCTACCAGTTGTGTTTTGGAGCAACTTCATTGAATGTAATTTTCCTCAGATCAGAACTTTGGATGGTTTGGAGGCTGTGTTTGACAACTCTCCAAACAGAATTAAGGTTTCCAAATGGTAGTTTTAGTGTGTGTAATTATTTGAAGCCTTATTTAAATCCTATGAAAGAACATACCATTATAATTGTTATTTGCACTAATGAAATCTCGGCCATTGTCAGAGTTTCCGATGTAGGTGTTTCAATATAAATTGACATCCACTGTTGaaatgctatcttttttttttttaagcccattTTTCTCAATCAATAGAAGgattatttgcatttgttttgttctccttTAATTGTGGGGTCCTGTTTTTTGCCCTCT is part of the Mustela nigripes isolate SB6536 chromosome 2, MUSNIG.SB6536, whole genome shotgun sequence genome and encodes:
- the MB21D2 gene encoding nucleotidyltransferase MB21D2 isoform X1: MKMAAPTASKAASLGCNNKPAFPELDFRSGARVEELNKLIQEFTKHDQREYDDQRALEIHTAKDFIFSMLGMVQKLDQKLPVANEYLLLSGGVREGVVDLDLDELNVYARGTDYDMDFTLLVPALKLHDRNQPVTLDMRHSALCHSWLSLRLFDEGTISKWKDCCTIVDHINGATNYFFSPTKVADWFYDSISIVLSEIQKKPQRGMPKVEKVEKNGTIISIILGVGSSRMLYDIVPVVSFKGWPAVAQSWLMENHFWDGKITEEEVISGFYLVPACSYKGKKDNEWRLSFARSEVQLKKCISGSLMQAYQACKAIIIKLLSRPKAISPYHLRSMMLWACDRLPANYLAQEDYAAHFLLGLIDDLQHCLVNKMCPNYFIPQCNMLEHLSEETVMLHARKLSSVRSDPAEHLRTAIEHVKAANRLTLELQRRGSTTSIPSPQSDGGDPNQPDDRLAKKLQQLVTENPGKSISVFINPDDVTRPHFRIDDKFF
- the MB21D2 gene encoding nucleotidyltransferase MB21D2 isoform X2, translating into MVQKLDQKLPVANEYLLLSGGVREGVVDLDLDELNVYARGTDYDMDFTLLVPALKLHDRNQPVTLDMRHSALCHSWLSLRLFDEGTISKWKDCCTIVDHINGATNYFFSPTKVADWFYDSISIVLSEIQKKPQRGMPKVEKVEKNGTIISIILGVGSSRMLYDIVPVVSFKGWPAVAQSWLMENHFWDGKITEEEVISGFYLVPACSYKGKKDNEWRLSFARSEVQLKKCISGSLMQAYQACKAIIIKLLSRPKAISPYHLRSMMLWACDRLPANYLAQEDYAAHFLLGLIDDLQHCLVNKMCPNYFIPQCNMLEHLSEETVMLHARKLSSVRSDPAEHLRTAIEHVKAANRLTLELQRRGSTTSIPSPQSDGGDPNQPDDRLAKKLQQLVTENPGKSISVFINPDDVTRPHFRIDDKFF